In Mycobacteriales bacterium, a single genomic region encodes these proteins:
- a CDS encoding Flp family type IVb pilin, protein MLEFMQRLVRRDRREDGASAVEYGLLVAAIAAIIVVIVFAIGKFVKAGFAHTCDGLSGGDYGTYAAGDKCPTG, encoded by the coding sequence ATGCTTGAGTTCATGCAGCGCCTTGTGCGCCGTGACCGTCGCGAGGATGGTGCCTCGGCCGTGGAGTACGGCCTCCTGGTCGCCGCCATCGCCGCGATTATCGTCGTGATCGTGTTCGCCATCGGTAAGTTCGTGAAGGCTGGGTTTGCCCACACCTGCGACGGGCTGTCGGGTGGCGACTACGGCACCTACGCCGCCGGGGACAAGTGCCCCACTGGCTGA